TCTCCTCTGCTTGCCCACAACCCACAATCCCTCAATAGCCAAAGCAAATTATTTCAAATTAGTTACAAAATACAGACTCTCTGGCCATGTTATTTACCTGACATTTCAAACTTGTGCTGAGTTTCTGCTTCTAAAGGATCTTCAATGGGATTTGAGCCATGTGATGGAGACAACATGCTTTCAGGAGATGTCTGGAGatcaagaaaaacaaatattagTATTGGCAACTGTATTCACTATTTTatacttttaagatttatttatcttgcttccagggttatggctggggctcggtgccagcactacaagtccaccactcctggcggccattcccccccacccctcattttatttgatagggcagagagaaactgagaggagagggggaagatagagactgagaaagacagatctgcttcgtcacttgtgaagcgtctccactgcaggttggaagcccagggctcaaacccagatccttgccagGGTccttttgtgcacttaaccaggtgtgccagcacctgcccccccccccaattttatattttaaagtgaTGATGAGACTACAGAAAATAACCTATTGGCCAGGaaaatggctcagtgggtagattTTGTAAGATTTGCATGCCCGAGGCCTCAAGTTCCCAGCACTATACAGGCCAGAGAGGTACTTTCTTGAAATAAACCTTAAACAAATGGGATGGAAAGGTAACACAATGAGAGATTCtaggttcaatacctagcaccaccaacagccagagctgagtaatactcTGGCTGAAAATAATATAAGGGGCAGAGATAGCTTAATAGGTAGGAAACATTTCTGCTAAGCATGTGGCCCAAGCTAGAAGACAAgagcctgggaagtggcataggGGCTAGAATGCcatacatgagatcctgagtttaatccccagctctATACCTATCAGAAAGACTTTCTTGTTCTATCTTCTctccttggggggggggaaatttagagggaaggtagGATTTAAGTTCTGTATGTGTAGAAAGATTCCAATGGTCACCTTAATAGGAATATGATTAATTACATATACCACTGATCACACTTACAGACCCTGAACATATCAAGCATGTAACAACTCAGGAATGTAACAGGCAAACTGAAGGCTTAACCTGTTACTTCTTGCAAGGTAGAAGCATTCATCCTCTCAGCCCCTGATTTTAAATACCTCTGTCTTCACAGTTGTAAGTGGAGTCTCATCACCTTTCCCACTGGAAACATCTGCTTCAGCAATCTCTCCAGTTATAGTACTTCTAGGCTCTTCGTTTAAGTCTTGATTCCTGAGTTCTGGTGGTTCCATGCTCGTGGATGGAATAACTCCAGTTATTTCAGTCCCAGAAATGCCTTGCTCTTGTTCTGCAGGTTCCATTTTTATATCAACATTGGGCTCCCTTATGTCCACCAGTTCATGGAttcctttattttctgtttcctcAAAGTCCAACCTCTCCTGCTTTACTGTCATCTCTGGGGTAGGGAGAGGAACTGACTTGTCCCGCTCCTGCTGGATAGGATGCTCCCAGGGGCCAGGCAAGGACTGGGGATCATCATTCTCCTCACAGAATGACAGTGCCGCTTCCACTGCTGCCACATCCAGCACTTCAGGATGATCATCTACCTGTCTCATAATACATACACTATTGAAGTCACAGAAAAAAGCCCAAGTCCCTCAATTCTGTTAGCACCAAATGAGATGGCCTGAATCTGcagcttctctctccatcttctccatGTAGTAGAAGGAATCAATGGACAGGAACTTGTTCTATGCAAACCAGTAACATAGGGGTAGCTGGGGAGATGACTAGCAAGCCAGTACCAAAGGATTTTAGAATAACAGAGATGGAGATGGGCAGAAGCAGGAAAGTTGTTTATGTAATTCTTACTACAAGAAGCAAGGAGAGGCTGAGGAGAGAAGCCTATGTAGGACTCATGAGAGATTCTTTTGGGTTTTCCTGAATAGTTACCTTGTCCTCAATGATGGCAATGATGTCTCCAACTGTCTCAAAGTCCAGCTCTTCACCTGTGTAAGACACAGCAATATCCATCTTCTCAGCCAGATCTAAATCTTCCTTCCCATCTATGCTGGGAGCCTTTGATTCTCCAGGGACCTCTGCTACCCCTGATCTGAAACATTCCTCTTTGATAGAATTGATGATCATAGAAATTTCACTGCTATCCATGGAAACAGTCACAGTGTGTGGATCCCCAACAGCCTCCATGGGAACACAGGTGTCAGGCTGATTCACTGAATAGCAGGAAGAGAGAAGTTATCTCAGAAGTTTGTTTGGTACCAGGTGACATCTTGGAAATCATACCAAGGCTGTAGACAGATATCATGTACTCATACACTCAAGCTCAGAAAAAGCTATTTtacatctgtctacatttgttctCCCTAGTTTTAGCTAGAAAGTACAGTGAAAACACATTTCTCAAGACTACTCATATGTCCAttttgtcctaacaaataaatgcCCCACCCACCTTCTCTTACATCTTTGGTTGTCCAAGAATATACATGGCACATGTCCACAAAAGCATTTGAATTGAAGGTGATGCTCTTGATCACCTTTTTCTCACTGACACTCAAGATGGTACTTTTGGACCTAGTGGCTGCTCAGGGCGTGGGTCAGGGACGCACCTGGAGCTACAGTCTCAGAAGTGGAGACAGCCGGAGCAGAGGATGGTGCTGGCAGCGCAGGCATCATGACAATGGTAGCCTGGGACACAGACTCTACAGGGGGTGGCACAAGTTTAACTGGAGGTTCACTGGCAACAGTAGTGAAGGAAGCAAGAGGTGTGGTGAACTGTGTAGGACCAGCTTCTAAAAGCCGGGAAAGAGTAGGAGCACCTAACAGACAAAGAGGTACACAAAAATGATGTAAGAAAGCACACGAAAGAAGCAATAGGCACTTTAAGACTCAACCAAGAAAATCAGTAAGAttcaaagaatgaaagaaactcCTGGTGAATAAACTGATCATTCATATCCTTGCTTTCTCTAATCCTTCTCATCATCTTTTCCATTGGGGATATCAGGAATGACCCAAAGCACTAAAACATATGACAATTTAGAAATTTGCCAAATTAAAAATGACCCAGAGTACCAGAACACACAACATAGatgaaaaaaatcagtaatatttttttctcagaaaaaaaaataaacaatacccACAGTCACAACAGAAGACCCACCAAGATCTGGTATGAATAAATCAGTTAGCTCTGCTAAAGTTAAACATGCCCAAATTCAACACCATTCAAATACCAGTATCTAATGTTTTCTTGGtattttgtagtttttttcttaTGCTTTTACATTTATCTAGTTTTTACTATACCCattgtgaaatatatataacataatcATAAGAATTCAAGGTTCAAAGAGTTATCTATCCCAGTGTCACAAAACCAGTATGTAGCAGTTTATAGTTAGAAATCCTGTCCCTACCTATCCTATGACAAAAATATTTCTAGCACCATTCTTCTGTGACTGCAAAACTCTTAAGAAGCAGTCCTGGGGAGAAGGTAGACAAcagaagtggttatgcaaatagactctcatgcctgaagctccaaagtcccaggttcaatccctcacaccaccataagccagggctgaacagtacactggttaaaaaaaaaaacaaaaaaaaaatagttccacTACTAACGGGATTTGCTATCCTTTTTACCAATTATCTATGCTACATATACGTATTTTGAAATTGAAGTATATTTATAAGATGGGATAATTTTTAGTTTAAGAATCACCAAGGTTGGACTTTAGATCTAGGATTAACAGATGCTTAGTAACAAAGTCTAGACAGATCAAGGAAAGTCAACACCAAGTTCAACATTTGAAAAGTTAAGTAGGTAATGAAAATGTGGTGACCTACCTGAGGCAGCAGGGGAGGCTGCAACAGTGTTGGGCGTTTGCTGCATCTCCCCACCATGTATCATGGGAAGGACCCCGCCTACCTCCAGGAAGACACCTGTACTGTTCAGGTGGCTAGAAGCCACAGCCATTTCACTCTCATTGACCTACCAGGGAAGAATAGAGGTGAAGGCTACACTCAAGCATTCCTTTACTACTAtttcccaaaaaacaaaaacaaacaaaaacaaaacaaacacaaaaacctcCAGTAATTGACTAAAATCCATGAATCTAAAAACTTAATACTCAAAGAGAAGAACTTCAAGCCCCAGGGaaactcttaatttttaaaacttaagttCTCTTTTAGAAAAAAGAACCAAAACAACTGTGGTTCAGATACCTCAGGACCCACGGATACTACCAATTTACTGCTTGTTTATTTGCATTAACATTTAGCTAAGATAATTTGAATCTTTTCCTTTCCATGTCATAATTTTGGTCCCAGGTACTCCCTTCCAAGTACTAAATCACCACAGCTCTCAAACACCCACAGAAGTCTCCATACCAGTCTGGGGCTAGTAGGCAGGAGGCTGCCCTTCTTCAAGAGCTCTGAcagcagaggggaggggggtggagttGCTTTCTGTCCAAGCATCTTTTTCTGGGGTGAATCATCTGTTACTGGGGTCATGGGGGCTTCTAAGGGTGCAGAGCCTGGAGGAAGGGTGTCAGGAATCCCAGGAAACGAGGTGACTGGGGTACTCGGCAAAGTCCCAGGGGTTACCTAAGAGACAACAGAGAACCTTTATCTGACTTCTCAAACTCTAGAAGGTTCCCTACTAATGTGGATGGGTTAGTGTGTCAACTGTTACTTTATTAGCCCTGAGAGGAAGTGCTGAGAACAATGTGTTCTTCTGCTTTTAGACCTACCTTCCCCACAATTTTTCTCTTTGACCAACTCTAATCATTCCACCCCACCTGACTTTTATAAACTCCTTACCACTACCAATGTTATATGTACAGGAAACTATCTTTTATTGCAGCAGGAATTTTATAAGACTAATACACTTAACAATTTCTTAATATATTCTTTTACCTGTTTCTCAAAAGGCCAAAGCCTCAATGATTTTTAGGTAAATTCTTATCTCAGAGCACAAAACTTGATTATTTAGCATTCAGAACAAAAGAGGAAGTTGTTTCCAGGTCAAAAGTGGTTTCCTCAACACTTAGCTCTCTGCTGGCTTATTGTCCCTTTGGTGGTCAATTCCTATGGATGGAAATACACTCACCCCAGAGGCAGTCTCTTCCATAGTGGTTGCAGTTAAGTCACCAAGTGGATAATCACCTCCTGGGGAGGCAGAATCTATTGGAGAGCGAACCATCACAGTGGGCAACCTCCGAGGGGGTGTCTTTACTGCTTGCCGAGCTAGAATAAAAGAGAACAATTTCTAAGTCTtttaagattaaataaataaaactagacaATACTGTTAAATGCAATAATGGAACAAATAAAAGTGTTACATTGTTAAAAACATTGAGTTTAAATTAGAAATAGAAAACTGCTAATCCTTGTGAGAGATACGTAACTTTAGTCTAATTTTCCCAAGGGACAATTCTCACACAGAGTATACTTAAAACTGGCTACTACTTAATAATCCCAAATGTTtctagaatgaaaaaaatggtttaaaaatCTCCTGGGTgcgggttgggtggtagcacagcgggttaagtgcacgtggcgtgaagcacaaggatcggcttaaggatcctagagcccccagctccccacctgcaggggagttgcttcacaagaggtgaagcaggcctgcaggtgtctatctttctctccccatcttcccatcctctctccatttctctctgtcctatccaacaatgatatcaataacaacaacaataataactacaacaacaacataacaacaagggcaacaaaaggggggaaaaatcaaagtaaaaaaaaaaaaatctcaacatcTTCAACTCAAGATTATATTGTTAACAAGAGAAAGATTTCACTGGCTCAGAGTATATAATCCTAGAATTACATTAATTATGGTCTCTCCTTACCCAATGacccaatattttaaaaaatatttattttcccttttgctgcccttgttgtttgttattgttgttgtagttattactgttattgatgccgtcgttgataggacagagagaaatggagagaggaggggaagacagagagggggagagagacacctgcaaaccggcttcaccacctgtgaagtgactcccctacaagtggggagccaagggctcgaactgggatccttacgccggtccacatgtacttaatctgctgcgctactgcccaactcccattcccAACCTTTTTATAGGCCTTTGACTTCTAAAACTTCTGTTCAATGTCATATCAGTAATTTTTATACCCTAAAATGACACAAAATCCTGAATGACACAGATCTATTTAGATCTGAGTAGAACTTAATTTTCTAAGTGTCCTTTCTggatattaagattttttttgttgttatttttaattctaGTAAAAGAATGCAAATAAACCAGAATCAATGGATTCTGTTACAGTGTAGTCAACTGTCTAGCCTGCAGTACTATATAGCTAATGGAGGACTAGACTGAGCATACCCTGATATGCAGCATCTGTAGCCTTCCTCTTCACCtcagcctcctcctcttccaatttCTTTTTCCTAGAAAGGAAATTAACAGTTAGCTAGCTGTAGTTCCTGAGTAGTAATCAGTGCTCACATAAggacttaaaaacaaataaacaaacaaacaaacaaaaccaacttACTAACTTACgagaagagagaacatcagaacatcactctggcacataggatgccagggatagaactcctTGGCATCTTATGCTTAAGAtccagatttcttttcttttcttttttgcctccagtgttattgctggggcttggtgcctgtactataaatccactgctcctggaggccatttttccccttttgtcacccttgtcattttaattgatgttgttggataggccagagagaaatcaagagaagaggggaagacagaggaggagagaaatataagacacctgaagacctgcttcactgcttgtgaagcgacccccctgcaggtggggagccaggggctcaaaccaggatctttacactggtcattgcacttcacgccatatgcgcttaaaccattgcactaccaccggcCCCTCTAAATAAAAATTCTTACCAGCATAACAATTGAATTGAATATACTATCATACTACAAGCTCTTTAACCAGGCAAACTATAGCCACTCTAAGTTAAGGTTTTTCACTAAAATGCTTCATGACACTACCCCTCAATTCTTGGTCTGAGCTACCAGGCCAGTCTGCAGctttaattttcaaaatttctCAAATCTAAAGACAACAGAGGGAGGAAATAAGCCAGACTACTTGAGAAAGGGGAGTGTAAGGAGAAAGGAATAGGTAGGACAATATAATATAACCCACATTGCAATGTCATTGCAAAGCTCATCCAGTCTGTTGTCCATGTGGCCAGCTTGAATTAGTTCTGCATCTCTTTTCAGTCGTCTGCAGAAAGAAAGGGGTAGGTAGAATAGGTTTTTAATTtgctacttaaaaatattttgacaagTATCAGAAGTTGACTCCTTCTGCCTCGTTTAATTAATTAGCATCTTTTCTGACagtgatattttaaaattattttttctttattttatagtgatagccagaaatcaagagggaaagggaaatatagaaagggagtgagacagagaaacacctgcagcactgctacaccacttgtgaagctttcctcctgcaggtggggactggggacttgaacctaggtccttgcatgtgcattcaaccaggtgcaccaccaccaggccctgaatCCTTTCTGATAAATACCTATATTTTTCCTGGGTTTCCTTTATCACTTTCTTTAGTTCTTCAACTCGTTCAGCAGTCAATTTCCGCACAATGACATCTTCAACAGTCTCCACTACTTCCCCTTTTTCACCCCGTTTGCGtctatgggaaaaaaataaaataaaatgagtaagtGAATTTCACAAATTGAGTAAGTGAACATTTGTTCccacttctatttcttttctttgagcCTTCTCTACTATTTAATcatgaaataaaaagatttttaaaaaatatacatttgttcccacttctatttcttttctttgagcCTTCTCTACTATTTAATCATGaaataaaaac
The DNA window shown above is from Erinaceus europaeus chromosome 2, mEriEur2.1, whole genome shotgun sequence and carries:
- the BRD8 gene encoding bromodomain-containing protein 8 isoform X16, encoding MATGTGKHKLLSTGPTEPWSIREKLCLASSVMRSGDQNWVSVSRAIKPFAEPGRPPDWFSQKHCASQYSELLETTETPKRKRGEKGEVVETVEDVIVRKLTAERVEELKKVIKETQEKYRRLKRDAELIQAGHMDNRLDELCNDIAMKKKLEEEEAEVKRKATDAAYQARQAVKTPPRRLPTVMVRSPIDSASPGGDYPLGDLTATTMEETASGVTPGTLPSTPVTSFPGIPDTLPPGSAPLEAPMTPVTDDSPQKKMLGQKATPPPSPLLSELLKKGSLLPTSPRLVNESEMAVASSHLNSTGVFLEVGGVLPMIHGGEMQQTPNTVAASPAASGAPTLSRLLEAGPTQFTTPLASFTTVASEPPVKLVPPPVESVSQATIVMMPALPAPSSAPAVSTSETVAPVNQPDTCVPMEAVGDPHTVTVSMDSSEISMIINSIKEECFRSGVAEVPGESKAPSIDGKEDLDLAEKMDIAVSYTGEELDFETVGDIIAIIEDKVDDHPEVLDVAAVEAALSFCEENDDPQSLPGPWEHPIQQERDKSVPLPTPEMTVKQERLDFEETENKGIHELVDIREPNVDIKMEPAEQEQGISGTEITGVIPSTSMEPPELRNQDLNEEPRSTITGEIAEADVSSGKGDETPLTTVKTETSPESMLSPSHGSNPIEDPLEAETQHKFEMSDSLKEESGTIFGSQIKDAPGEDEEEDGVSEAASLEEPKEEDQGEGYLSEMDNEPPVSESDDGFSIHNATLQSHTLADSIPSSPASSQFSVCSEDQEAIQAQKIWKKAIMLVWRAAANHRYANVFLQPVTDDIAPGYHSIVQRPMDLSTIKKNIENGLIRSTAEFQRDIMLMFQNAVMYNSSDHDVYHMAVEMQRDVLEQIQQFLATQLIMQTSESGISAKSLRGRDSTRKQDASEKDGGTRGRRCAIEADMKMKK
- the BRD8 gene encoding bromodomain-containing protein 8 isoform X14, encoding MATGTGKHKLLSTGPTEPWSIREKLCLASSVMRSGDQNWVSVSRAIKPFAEPGRPPDWFSQKHCASQYSELLETTETPKRKRGEKGEVVETVEDVIVRKLTAERVEELKKVIKETQEKYRRLKRDAELIQAGHMDNRLDELCNDIAMKKKLEEEEAEVKRKATDAAYQARQAVKTPPRRLPTVMVRSPIDSASPGGDYPLGDLTATTMEETASGVTPGTLPSTPVTSFPGIPDTLPPGSAPLEAPMTPVTDDSPQKKMLGQKATPPPSPLLSELLKKGSLLPTSPRLVNESEMAVASSHLNSTGVFLEVGGVLPMIHGGEMQQTPNTVAASPAASGAPTLSRLLEAGPTQFTTPLASFTTVASEPPVKLVPPPVESVSQATIVMMPALPAPSSAPAVSTSETVAPVNQPDTCVPMEAVGDPHTVTVSMDSSEISMIINSIKEECFRSGVAEVPGESKAPSIDGKEDLDLAEKMDIAVSYTGEELDFETVGDIIAIIEDKVDDHPEVLDVAAVEAALSFCEENDDPQSLPGPWEHPIQQERDKSVPLPTPEMTVKQERLDFEETENKGIHELVDIREPNVDIKMEPAEQEQGISGTEITGVIPSTSMEPPELRNQDLNEEPRSTITGEIAEADVSSGKGDETPLTTVKTETSPESMLSPSHGSNPIEDPLEAETQHKFEMSDSLKEESGTIFGSQIKDAPGEDEEEDGVSEAASLEEPKEEDQGEGYLSEMDNEPPVSESDDGFSIHNATLQSHTLADSIPSSPASSQFSVCSEDQEAIQAQKIWKKAIMLVWRAAANHRYANVFLQPVTDDIAPGYHSIVQRPMDLSTIKKNIENGLIRSTAEFQRDIMLMFQNAVMYNSSDHDVYHMAVEMQRDVLEQIQQFLATQLIMQTSESGISAKSLRGRDSTRKQDASEKDSVPMGSPAFLLSLFDGGTRGRRCAIEADMKMKK
- the BRD8 gene encoding bromodomain-containing protein 8 isoform X15, whose amino-acid sequence is MATGTGKHKLLSTGPTEPWSIREKLCLASSVMRSGDQNWVSVSRAIKPFAEPGRPPDWFSQKHCASQYSELLETTETPKRKRGEKGEVVETVEDVIVRKLTAERVEELKKVIKETQEKYRRLKRDAELIQAGHMDNRLDELCNDIAMKKKLEEEEAEVKRKATDAAYQARQAVKTPPRRLPTVMVRSPIDSASPGGDYPLGDLTATTMEETASGVTPGTLPSTPVTSFPGIPDTLPPGSAPLEAPMTPVTDDSPQKKMLGQKATPPPSPLLSELLKKGSLLPTSPRLVNESEMAVASSHLNSTGVFLEVGGVLPMIHGGEMQQTPNTVAASPAASGAPTLSRLLEAGPTQFTTPLASFTTVASEPPVKLVPPPVESVSQATIVMMPALPAPSSAPAVSTSETVAPVNQPDTCVPMEAVGDPHTVTVSMDSSEISMIINSIKEECFRSGVAEVPGESKAPSIDGKEDLDLAEKMDIAVSYTGEELDFETVGDIIAIIEDKVDDHPEVLDVAAVEAALSFCEENDDPQSLPGPWEHPIQQERDKSVPLPTPEMTVKQERLDFEETENKGIHELVDIREPNVDIKMEPAEQEQGISGTEITGVIPSTSMEPPELRNQDLNEEPRSTITGEIAEADVSSGKGDETPLTTVKTETSPESMLSPSHGSNPIEDPLEAETQHKFEMSDSLKEESGTIFGSQIKDAPGEDEEEDGVSEAASLEEPKEEDQGEGYLSEMDNEPPVSESDDGFSIHNATLQSHTLADSIPSSPASSQFSVCSEDQEAIQAQKIWKKAIMLVWRAAANHRYANVFLQPVTDDIAPGYHSIVQRPMDLSTIKKNIENGLIRSTAEFQRDIMLMFQNAVMYNSSDHDVYHMAVEMQRDVLEQIQQFLATQLIMQTSESGISAKSLRGRDSTRKQDASEKDSVPMGSPAFLLSLFWFATVTLDPQDLTDCCKAG
- the BRD8 gene encoding bromodomain-containing protein 8 isoform X17 is translated as MATGTGKHKLLSTGPTEPWSIREKLCLASSVMRSGDQNWVSVSRAIKPFAEPGRPPDWFSQKHCASQYSELLETTETPKRKRGEKGEVVETVEDVIVRKLTAERVEELKKVIKETQEKYRRLKRDAELIQAGHMDNRLDELCNDIAMKKKLEEEEAEVKRKATDAAYQARQAVKTPPRRLPTVMVRSPIDSASPGGDYPLGDLTATTMEETASGVTPGTLPSTPVTSFPGIPDTLPPGSAPLEAPMTPVTDDSPQKKMLGQKATPPPSPLLSELLKKGSLLPTSPRLVNESEMAVASSHLNSTGVFLEVGGVLPMIHGGEMQQTPNTVAASPAASVNQPDTCVPMEAVGDPHTVTVSMDSSEISMIINSIKEECFRSGVAEVPGESKAPSIDGKEDLDLAEKMDIAVSYTGEELDFETVGDIIAIIEDKVDDHPEVLDVAAVEAALSFCEENDDPQSLPGPWEHPIQQERDKSVPLPTPEMTVKQERLDFEETENKGIHELVDIREPNVDIKMEPAEQEQGISGTEITGVIPSTSMEPPELRNQDLNEEPRSTITGEIAEADVSSGKGDETPLTTVKTETSPESMLSPSHGSNPIEDPLEAETQHKFEMSDSLKEESGTIFGSQIKDAPGEDEEEDGVSEAASLEEPKEEDQGEGYLSEMDNEPPVSESDDGFSIHNATLQSHTLADSIPSSPASSQFSVCSEDQEAIQAQKIWKKAIMLVWRAAANHRYANVFLQPVTDDIAPGYHSIVQRPMDLSTIKKNIENGLIRSTAEFQRDIMLMFQNAVMYNSSDHDVYHMAVEMQRDVLEQIQQFLATQLIMQTSESGISAKSLRGRDSTRKQDASEKDGGTRGRRCAIEADMKMKK